From Triticum urartu cultivar G1812 chromosome 2, Tu2.1, whole genome shotgun sequence, a single genomic window includes:
- the LOC125541201 gene encoding UDP-glycosyltransferase 1-like: protein MSPRKPQVVLYPSPGMGHLVSMIELGKLFAARGLAVTVALVDSPHDTSATGPFLAGVSAANPDISFHRLPQVKLLGSEPPEMLTFEVVRLSNPHLRDFLAGDTPAVIVLDFFCGAAINVATELRIPAYFFCTSGAQILAFLLHLAVLHGKSTRSFREMGQELVHAPGITSFPATHAIQRLMDRDSAPYKAFLNMSTNMFRSQGIIVNTFRSLEPRAMDTIVAGLCAPSGLRTPPVYCIGPLIKSEEVGVKRGDECLAWLDTQPKGSVVFLSFGSLGRFSAKQTRKVAAGLEASGQRFLWVVRSPPSDNSSKNSEKPPEPDLDALLPQGFLERTQGRGLVVKSWAPQRDVLAHDAVGCFVTHCGWNSVLESVMAGVPMLAWPLYAEQLMNTVFLEKEMELAVAMEGYDKEVVEAEEVAKKVRWMMDSDGGRVLRERTLAVMRRAKEALLEGGESEATLAGLVDAWIRA from the coding sequence ATGAGCCCCCGGAAGCCGCAGGTGGTGCTCTACCCGTCGCCGGGCATGGGGCATCTGGTCTCCATGATCGAGCTCGGCAAGCTCTTCGCGGCTCGTGGACTGGCCGTCACTGTCGCCCTCGTCGACTCGCCGCACGACACCAGCGCCACGGGCCCCTTCCTCGCCGGCGTCTCCGCGGCCAACCCCGACATCTCTTTCCACCGTCTACCACAAGTCAAGCTCCTCGGGTCTGAGCCGCCGGAGATGCTGACCTTCGAGGTCGTCCGCCTCTCCAACCCGCATCTCCGTGACTTCCTCGCCGGCGACACCCCGGCTGTCATCGTGCTGGACTTCTTCTGCGGCGCCGCCATCAACGTGGCCACGGAGCTCCGCATCCCCGCCTACTTCTTCTGCACCTCCGGGGCGCAAATCTTGGCTTTCTTATTGCACCTCGCGGTTCTCCACGGCAAAAGCACGAGGAGCTTCAGGGAAATGGGCCAAGAACTCGTGCACGCTCCGGGAATCACCTCGTTCCCGGCGACGCACGCCATTCAGCGGCTTATGGATCGTGACAGCGCGCCCTACAAGGCATTTCTAAACATGAGCACCAACATGTTTCGGTCCCAAGGCATCATCGTCAACACCTTCCGCTCGCTGGAGCCGCGCGCCATGGACACCATCGTGGCCGGACTCTGCGCACCATCCGGCCTCCGGACGCCCCCGGTGTACTGTATTGGGCCACTGATCAAGTCGGAGGAGGTGGGCGTGAAGCGCGGTGACGAGTGCCTCGCGTGGCTGGACACGCAGCCCAAAGGCAGCGTGGTGTTCCTCTCCTTCGGCAGCCTCGGCCGATTCAGCGCCAAACAAACGAGGAAGGTGGCCGCCGGGCTGGAAGCCAGTGGACAGAGGTTCCTGTGGGTGGTGCGGAGCCCGCCAAGCGACAACTCGTCGAAGAACTCCGAGAAGCCGCCGGAGCCGGACTTGGATGCCCTCCTCCCACAGGGTTTCCTTGAACGGACCCAGGGCAGGGGCCTCGTCGTGAAGTCATGGGCGCCGCAACGCGACGTGCTGGCCCACGATGCGGTTGGTTGTTTTGTGACACACTGCGGGTGGAACTCGGTGCTCGAGTCGGTCATGGCAGGCGTGCCGATGCTGGCGTGGCCGTTGTACGCGGAGCAACTAATGAACACGGTGTTCCTGGAGAAAGAGATGGAGCTGGCCGTCGCGATGGAAGGGTACGACAAGGAGGTGGTGGAGGCCGAGGAGGTTGCCAAGAAGGTCAGGTGGATGATGGACTCCGACGGCGGGAGGGTGCTCCGAGAGCGGACTTTGGCGGTGATGAGGCGGGCGAAAGAGGCTCTACTTGAGGGCGGGGAATCAGAGGCGACATTGGCGGGGCTGGTGGACGCGTGGATTCGTGCTTGA